The genomic stretch TTTTGGAAAATTCTAAGGTGCCATTGGCTTTGTCACTATGCCCAGCTATTTGCTGTCTATATTACATTTCACTCTCACGTAATCCAATTAAGGCGATACTTTACTAAATAGGCATTTCTAGCTAAAAACAACCAATTATTGCAATAGTTTGATAGTCATAAAAGGATTTCCTGGGGAATCCTTGccattattcagaaaaaaatgcaagctCTCAAATATAAACTATGCAAATACAACTTACCAACTATTAGCAGGTATTAACCCAAGTTTCATTATTCCCTCTGATATGGCAAGTGTTAAAAGGGCTTTAAGGCTCTACCACAATTATATTGCTAATAAGAACTTTTCTTTTACATAAGGACAAGTAAAtaataaactaaagaaaaatggaaactgaaGCTTGAGAATCAAGATATTTCTTAACAGTGAGCCAGGCTAGGCAAGGGAACAGATTCCTCTGGGAGAAGTTTTGGAAACATGCCGCTTTCATCTTTCAATGAGATAAAGAAAACTCGACAGTGTATAGACAGGGACAAGGCACCCTGGCAGGAAGATGTGGACTTAGAGACCCAAAAGGTCATTTCTATTATGAGTCTGTTGCTTCACATCAGTGACCATTTCTTTGCATTAGTATCTTGTACCtaccccctgcacacacacatgcccacacacacacagctatatATATAGCTGTTGAAATGTTGAAATGTAACAGCATATTCTGATATTGGGAATAAAGAAAGTTATTTTAAGGTCTTTGAAGTCTAGTCTGAACAACACAAATCTTAGGTGAATTTAAGGAAGTGGGCCAAGTTTTTGGCTTTATCCTAGAGCAAGATTAGTAATCTTAGATCAGGGGATGGCCGTAGTAATTTCAGAGCAATTAATCTGTAGATCGTTGGCAGAAAATAAAAGCTGAGGAAGTATACTTGCTTAAGGTAGGGAGGGGGAAGAAATTTAAGCTGAAAGAACAGAAAGTGCCTTATGCAAAAAGTTACAAGGCAAAATCTGAGCTAATATTTGTAAACTGATGTTATctgctatgtattttatttccccTCTCACTTGCAGGGAAGTTTCCAGAGCTCTATTCTGggaaatatgtgtatatacagacacacacacacacacacacacacacacacacacacacatacaccatacTGAGCCAATAAACTAGAAGGTAAGATGAAGGGAAGAATTGCAAATTGAGGGGCTAAAAAGTAAAAGCCAATGTGATTCTTAGAGGGATTTTTTTTATAGTGCTATTCTTGTTTCATCTTCACAAGTGAGAGTCAGATTGCAAAACAATTTAACCCCCCAAACTCTGTTCTCCACCAAGTTAATAGTATGCACCCCCTAAACTGGAAGTTTAAATTACAAGATTAGGCATGGTACTCTGCTCAGTGTTTGTAATTCCACCCTGGAAGAGGAGATTTGATAACTACCTTTTCTAAATAAAACTTCAGAAATAACTCTTAACAAAAGACCATGCCACCATGATTCTTCTAAATTTGTCTCGATGATTTGTCTTTCTAACTGGACTGCAACAGGGTTAATGTAGCGAATGCCTTTAAGTTCATCTGCTACTCTGCAAAAAGGAATCATACATTTAGCTTCAGAGGAGCGTCACAGACttatcccctcctcctcccagctccttttctccctcccttccctagcAACTGGTAACCTCATAAAGAGGACTCCAAATCTAGAAAGAAGCAGTTGGTCCCTGGCTTCATTCGACCTGCCAAGCTGCTCTAAAGCAGAAGCACCAGTCATTTCTCCAGACTGAGTTGGCTTGGCGTGGGCGTTCAGCTGGTTTTCTCCATCACCTCAAGGAGGCTTTGCTGATCAAATTTCTCCATGGCTTGTACTGAAAATGTGTAAGTACAAAACTGTGTACAACTGTTTAAGTTGAAGGCAAAAGACaatttgaattcttttcctgtgtgagtGCGACACGGACGACAGGGAGGAGTGGGTTGCGAAGGATGCAGAAGGGGATTACAGACAGAAGCGTGAAGGACATAAATTCAGGTACTAAGAGTACTGgagttttaaatgtaattttgaaGTTGCAAATCCTTAGTCTAAATTGTGGGGTTTAAATATGAGGAAATTCTTACTCTAGGGTGTGGTATGGGTcgaatgaaagaaaattttaacaaaagttGGTGTAAATGTTGAATGATGCttcatgaaagagaaacaaactgGAGTGTTTGTTAGCATAACTAACCTTTCTTCGACttctgtggagaaaaaaaaaaaatgctttccctCATAAGACTTTCCAGAGCACTCCTACCAGAATCTAAATGATGGGTTTCGTGGATCATATATCCTACTGGGACTGAAAGAGCTGGTGTTTCCTCTGTTTATCTAGCATGCCTGCGCACTGCAGCTTTTAAGGAAGCTATCTGAGTCTTCTAGGCTGCCTTGTTGCCTTGAGGAGGTGGGAATATGGGGAACGGGGTGGAGCCACAGGTCAGCCATAAAGGGAAACCACAAAGCCTGATGCTAAAGAGGCTGCCTGGTGAAGGGCAAGTGAATCGAAGAAGTGTTTGCTGACTACACCGGGGAGGTGTATTCCACGGTGAATACACGGGAATAACCACCGTGTATTCCAGAGAATTCGATCAATCacatatttcagatattttctggtcaccgcattttctttttttatttttgcggtacgcgggcctctcactgtcgtggcctctccctttgcggagcacaggctccggacgcgcaggctcagcggccacggctcacgggcccagccgctcctcagcatgtgggatcccggggcacgaagccgtgtcccctgcatcggcaggcggactctcgaccactgcgccaccagggaagcctggcattttcatttttgttaaccTATTCATTTCTGTTTTGGCAAGCCTTGGAGGGCACGCCCCTTCACCCACAGCAGTAGCTGCCGATGAACATGGGACCCCAGAGCTGCGCCCCGGCGTGCCCCTCCAGTGTCCGAGCTCCATGCAGAAGGATGATGTGGAATCCTGGGGCCTCCCTCGCGTCCCCCTGAGACCCCCCTTCAATGTACTGGCCGATCTGGCAAGAGAGCAACTGGAGCGTCCCTCAGAGAGAACAGGATCCTGCATTCCCGTCGACGATTCGAGAGCTCTCAACCCCCCCCATAAGCCACCACCGGCTGTTGCGGAAGAGTCCCTAGCAACAGCAGAAGTAAATAGCTCTGAGGGGCTGgcaggcaggaggcagaggggacaggaTTCTATTAATGTGTCCCGGGAATTCTCTGGCGGCCCTCCCGCACTGATGGTGGGTGGGACGAGGGTCAGCAACGGGGGCACTGAGAGAGGTGGCAGTAATGCAAAGTTATATGTGGCTTTGCCAAGGGGTCAAGGATTCTTTCCATCCAGGGGCTCTCAAGTAAGAGGCCCGCCACCTATCCCCACCCTTAGATCAGGGATAATGACGGAGGTGCCTCCAGGAAGTACGAGAGTGACCTGCAAGGAAAGGTTGGCTCATGTTTCTTTCCCACTGGGAGGCCCGCGGCACCCCGTGGAGAACTGGCCAAGGCCTATGCCCTTGTCGTCCAGCACTCCGGGTTTACCTTCTTGCACTACTGCTCATTGCTTCACTCCTCCTCGACCTCCAAGTTTCAATCCATTTCTCGCTATGCCTATGGCTTTTGCTCCTCCTCCGATATTTGGTCCTCCACTGCCTTCCTATTTTGCCAATTGCCCTTCCTGGGGAATGCTGGCTCCTGCATCCTCAAACAGAGAGAACAACTGATggcaaaaaaaaggaaggaggggaagaaaaacGGTTGGGAAAAGAGGTGAAAGTTactcatttatgtttttatatctgAAACCCCCTACCCTCTTGCAGCCTGTTTAGCACTAACGTGCCTTACATACTTGGAAATTCAATAAAGGCTCTAAACTTTGAAATATTGcgaattattttgtaaaatgccaCTTTTGGAGCTGAAGccttggattttgttttctacttttaagaaaatgaaagcagtaaTGTGCCAGTGTTTTGTAAGTAGCTTAGTTGAATCCCTACCAATGGCTTGCAGCTGTGACTGTGGGGAGGTGGGATTGGGTTCTTGTTAGACTTGGTGAGTCCGGGGTGGGGATTTCCTACCTACCTAAGGCTATGGGGGGTTGCTCAGTGCAGGATGGGTGAATGAAGATAAGGTCCAGGAGGTAGATCCAAGTCCAGATAATAGAGTAAAATGCCCAAACACTAAAAGTAGTCAGATGAGACTGAGGTGAGAGTAACAGAGCCAACATTTGACAGACAGTTAGAGGCAGAACCAGGCTGAAAagttaggaaagaaaaggagcagGGGAGATGGGAGAGTTCTACACCATTGCTTCAAACATGAACTAGTGTTTGTCTCTCAGCATTTCGCTGTTGCTAAATACATGGTATAGATAAGGCTGGCTTAATAAGAAGTCTGGGGACAAGATGGAACCGGGCTGAATCCTTCACCCATTCTCGAAATAAAGGGTACTATATACTCAGAACTTTTAAAGGCAAATGAAAACATCTCACTCCTGTGGAATTATTTTCTCTGACACTGCTATGTTTGTACCCTTCATAAGTGCTACAGCACCCCATTATCATGATGGCTCTGAGAGATTATCAAAAGCCCAGATGGGAGCTTTTTCAAATTCTAGTGACAAAGATATGGGCACAGCATGCAGGGTGGAagggtggccattctgaccactatACAACTTCATTCACACAGTGGTCCTAAAACACACCGACACTGTCTATGAAGAACCACTAAATTAGAAATATCTTTAGAGGATGATTCTTCCAATGAGCATTTTTCATGCGCAGAGCTGATGACGTAGGTGATGTAAGCAGTCAGTTAATGGTTGACAAAACCTACAGATCCAAAAGGCACCTAGCCTATAAGCAAAACCATTTATGTGTTTTTAGCACCAATCGTGGGTTCTTCACTACTcggggaaaaaaagacacatggatccatgaagtttctttttctccatttgatTCAGAATAGATTGTTCTAAATTTACAGGTGGTAGCGCAAGGAGCACTGGATAAAAGGAGCATCTGGATAGAGCTTGCTAAGATTCCCCTTACTCTGTCCTGAAGCTGGCGCAATTCCATCAGTTCACCGTGGTGGGTTGAGCAGACGCATGCAGCAAATCATTTGACAGCTGCTCACTATGAGGTAGCTTAGTCCCAGCGTACCAAACACTTACTGAATTTTCAGCCTTAATGAACAGAGGAGTTGGGCATGCTTATAGTCATCAAAAATATCTTC from Phocoena phocoena chromosome X, mPhoPho1.1, whole genome shotgun sequence encodes the following:
- the PRR32 gene encoding proline-rich protein 32 produces the protein MACTENVLGGHAPSPTAVAADEHGTPELRPGVPLQCPSSMQKDDVESWGLPRVPLRPPFNVLADLAREQLERPSERTGSCIPVDDSRALNPPHKPPPAVAEESLATAEVNSSEGLAGRRQRGQDSINVSREFSGGPPALMVGGTRVSNGGTERGGSNAKLYVALPRGQGFFPSRGSQVRGPPPIPTLRSGIMTEVPPGSTRVTCKERLAHVSFPLGGPRHPVENWPRPMPLSSSTPGLPSCTTAHCFTPPRPPSFNPFLAMPMAFAPPPIFGPPLPSYFANCPSWGMLAPASSNRENN